Proteins encoded together in one Triticum dicoccoides isolate Atlit2015 ecotype Zavitan chromosome 7B, WEW_v2.0, whole genome shotgun sequence window:
- the LOC119341826 gene encoding uncharacterized protein LOC119341826 has product MVAEMGEAAPEAEVVPGAEGGHGEALMVLETLASSSLACTVPQFPTKWNSVKDKLRQLCSGLSLLRSNGGDGEDEEEEEGEEHHHVLAQFLQSASATVRAILDVASQCSDGTYSGGRLRLRSDMDGLSAKLEAHVRQLKEMASTGAATSPSQAIVAVRPGADAGVGEKRFFLKDLFSRIRIGGPVQRAQALATIAELMSEDEACVRVVALDVDDGVAVLAGFLESRDPRVQEEAAGAVAVVAGSDSYRGMLVKAGVIAPLVQVLENAGGVGAATALARERAAQALRELTENSDNVWAVCAHGGVTTLLHACADAGSGGRLLSSSFAVLRNLSRVEEVKMFMVEQGVVTELVKLSQKMEEVRKLGAVELLHAMALDDADVREEAIGMGVIQSLLQLIYPDLPYSYKAREVALAAIWFFCFSSASSIDDLTSSDVLGWLLHYLNNGDYAVLDCTLKILRHLAEASEEYSRMMARAGYFAALSGLLAAKSFRVREMAAQVLSSLLALHGNRVIFIQDGDNLDRLLQLLDPSEGKLMAKGLILSAVMSLAETGAGRKKIVSSEHFGSLKELADSGDSDAKKVVKKIANSSRLQSMFSKIWSA; this is encoded by the coding sequence ATGGTTGCAGAGATGGGAGAAGCAGCACCGGAAGCAGAGGTGGTGCCAGGGGCAGAGGGCGGTCATGGCGAGGCGCTGATGGTGCTCGAGACTCTGGCGTCGTCTTCGCTGGCCTGCACCGTCCCGCAGTTCCCGACCAAGTGGAATTCCGTCAAGGACAAGCTCCGGCAGCTCTGCTCCGGCCTCAGTTTGCTGCGCAGCAATGGCGGCGAcggcgaagatgaggaggaggaagaaggggaagaacatCACCATGTGCTGGCTCAGTTTCTGCAGTCTGCTTCGGCCACCGTGAGGGCCATCCTGGACGTGGCCTCGCAGTGCAGCGACGGCACGTACAGCGGCGGTCGGCTGCGCCTGCGGAGCGACATGGACGGCCTCAGCGCCAAGCTGGAGGCGCACGTGCGGCAGCTCAAGGAGATGGCCTCCACCGGCGCGGCCACGTCGCCGTCGCAGGCCATCGTCGCGGTGCGGCCGGGCGCCGACGCCGGCGTCGGCGAGAAGAGGTTCTTCCTCAAGGACCTCTTCTCCCGGATCAGGATCGGCGGGCCGGTGCAGAGGGCGCAGGCGCTGGCCACAATCGCCGAGCTCATGTCGGAGGACGAGGCGTGCGTGCGGGTCGTGGCGCTCGACGTCGACGACGGCGTCGCCGTGCTCGCCGGCTTCCTCGAGTCGCGGGACCCGCGCGTCCAGGAGGAGGCAGCGGGCGCCGTGGCCGTCGTGGCGGGGTCCGACTCGTACAGGGGCATGCTGGTGAAGGCCGGCGTGATCGCGCCGCTGGTGCAGGTGCTGGAGAACGCGGGCGGCGTGGGCGCAGCCACGGCGCTCGCCAGGGAGCGCGCGGCGCAGGCGCTGCGGGAGCTGACGGAGAACTCGGACAACGTGTGGGCCGTGTGCGCGCACGGCGGCGTCACGACGCTCCTCCACGCCTGCGCCGACGCCGGCAGCGGCGGCCGGCTGCTCAGCTCCTCCTTCGCCGTCCTCCGGAACCTGAGCAGGGTGGAAGAAGTAAAAATGTTCATGGTGGAGCAGGGCGTGGTGACGGAGCTGGTCAAGCTCTCGCAGAAGATGGAGGAGGTCCGGAAGCTCGGCGCCGTGGAGCTGCTGCACGCCATGGCGCTGGACGACGCCGACGTGAGGGAGGAGGCCATCGGCATGGGGGTCATCCAGTCCCTCCTCCAGCTGATATACCCGGACCTCCCCTACTCCTACAAGGCCCGGGAGGTGGCCCTGGCCGCCATCTGGTTCTTCTGCTTCTCCTCGGCGAGCTCCATCGACGACCTGACCAGCTCCGACGTGCTCGGCTGGCTGCTCCACTACCTCAACAACGGCGACTACGCGGTGCTCGACTGCACGCTCAAGATCCTCCGCCACCTCGCGGAGGCCTCGGAGGAGTACAGCCGGATGATGGCCCGGGCCGGGTACTTCGCCGCGCTCTCCGGCCTGCTCGCCGCGAAGTCCTTCCGGGTGCGGGAGATGGCGGCGCAGGTGCTGTCCAGCCTGCTGGCGCTGCACGGGAACCGGGTCATCTTCATCCAGGACGGCGACAACCTGGACCGGCTGCTGCAGCTGCTCGACCCCTCCGAGGGCAAGCTGATGGCCAAGGGCCTCATCCTCTCGGCCGTCATGTCGCTCGCCGAGACGGGCGCCGGCAGGAAGAAGATCGTGTCGTCGGAGCACTTCGGGAGCCTCAAGGAGCTCGCCGACTCCGGCGACTCCGACGCCAAGAAGGTCGTCAAGAAGATCGCCAACAGCAGCAGGCTGCAGTCCATGTTCAGCAAGATATGGAGCGCCTAA
- the LOC119341150 gene encoding uncharacterized protein LOC119341150 gives MMEEDPLIPLVHVWTNAAFDSSSSSSAWHAHATPVRRGEKENRRPAETNDADAEIARIEAEILRLSSRLHHLRVSKGHDAKPTATRPRPRGLSLATLDDLPADAADPDNLLLLPDKQQPPPAAQKPKPAAKQQFPASRGGRGLSIGPLDIAAANPTKAPAARQQPQPQPQQGAAASRILRPIKEPPVQRRRGVSLGPLEIQHGVSGTKPAVATAAAARAKAFPSKLNAIREEGQASRQQPAVPAKLWPSSNARQPLDSSKQGTAASRAKARSSSMSPRARRQSIARATNSTRGGVAGFGAAKVVADELTPKAAMNHTGNASTCRRPAGSSKVRVVPSRYSLMPGASLGAATQDKRRKESLPGSTEGTCQKEEKEEIKEMPTEPVDDDLSPESLDKVAELLPRIRTMPPPDETPRDSGCAKRAADLVGKRSFFAAAAAGEGSAISSYQARVLEAEAPEEAAAAAGDALSDEAAAAAEALSDEAAA, from the coding sequence atgaTGGAGGAGGACCCGCTGATCCCGCTGGTGCACGTGTGGACCAACGCCGCCTTcgactcctcctcctcatcctccgcctGGCACGCGCACGCCACGCCCGTGCGCAGGGGCGAGAAGGAGAACCGCAGGCCCGCTGAAACcaacgacgccgacgccgagatcGCGCGCATCGAGGCCGAGATCCTCCGCCTCTCctcgcgcctccaccacctccgcgtCTCCAAGGGCCACGACGCCAAGCCCACCGCGACGCGGCCGCGGCCGAGGGGGCTCAGCCTCGCCACCCTCGACGACCTCCCCGCTGATGCCGCGGACCCCGACAACCTGCTCCTCCTCCCGGACAAGCAGCAGCCCCCGCCCGCCGCGCAGAAGCCCAAGCCCGCCGCCAAGCAGCAGTTCCCGGCGTCGCGGGGCGGCAGGGGGCTCAGCATCGGCCCGCTCGACATCGCCGCCGCGAACCCCACCAAGGCCCCCGCCGCCCGTCAacagccgcagccgcagccgcagcagGGCGCCGCGGCCAGCCGCATCCTGAGGCCGATCAAGGagcctcccgtgcagcgccgcaggGGCGTCAGCCTCGGCCCGCTGGAGATCCAGCACGGTGTCAGCGGCACCAAGCCCGCCGTGGCGACGGCGGCCGCGGCGCGCGCGAAGGCGTTCCCCAGCAAGCTGAACGCCATCCGAGAAGAAGGGCAGGCTTCCAGGCAGCAGCCCGCGGTCCCCGCCAAGCTATGGCCGTCGAGCAACGCCAGGCAGCCGCTGGACAGCAGCAAGCAAGGCACGGCGGCGAGCAGGGCCAAGGCGAGGAGCTCCAGCATGAGCCCCAGGGCGAGGAGGCAGTCCATCGCCAGGGCCACGAACAGCACGAGGGGAGGCGTCGCTGGATTCGGGGCTGCCAAGGTGGTGGCGGACGAGCTCACGCCCAAAGCTGCGATGAACCACACCGGCAACGCGTCCACCTGCAGGAGGCCGGCAGGGAGCTCCAAGGTCAGGGTCGTCCCTAGCCGCTACAGCCTCATGCCCGGCGCGTCCCTGGGAGCCGCAACACAAGACAAGCGCCGCAAGGAGTCTCTCCCGGGATCAACAGAGGGCACATgccagaaggaggagaaggaggagatcaAAGAGATGCCCACTGAGCCTGTCGACGATGATCTCTCTCCTGAATCACTCGACAAGGTTGCTGAGCTGCTCCCAAGGATCAGGACCATGCCGCCTCCCGACGAGACTCCCCGTGACTCCGGATGCGCTAAGCGGGCGGCCGATCTGGTCGGGAAGCGATCCTTCTTCGCGGCGGCCGCAGCGGGCGAGGGCAGTGCCATTTCCTCCTACCAGGCGCGGGTCCTCGAAGCCGAGGCACCggaggaggcagcagcagcagcaggggacGCCTTGAGCgatgaggcagcagcagcagcagaggcctTGAGCGATGAGGCAGCGGCATGA